Proteins encoded within one genomic window of Bacillus thuringiensis:
- the alo gene encoding anthrolysin O/cereolysin O family cholesterol-dependent cytolysin Alo, with product MIFLNIKKNTKRSKFLACLLVSLCTLNYSSISFAETQAGNATDMTKNASSIDTGIGNLKYNNQEVLAVNGDKVESFVPKESINSNGKFVVVEREKKSLTTSPVDISIIDSVVNRTYPGAVQLANKAFADNQPSLLVAKRKPLNISIDLPGMRKENTITVQDPTYGNVAGAVDDLVSTWNEKYSTTHTLPARMQYTESMVYSKSQIASALNVNAKYLDNSLNIDFNAVANGEKKVMVAAYKQIFYTVSAELPNNPSDLFDNSVTFGELTRKGVSNAAPPVMVSNVAYGRTVYVKLETTSKSKDVQAAFKALLKNNSVETSGQYKDIFEESTFTAVVLGGDAKEHNKVVTKDFNEIRNIIKDNAELSLKNPAYPISYTSTFLKDNATAAVHNNTDYIETTTTEYSSAKMTLDHYGAYVAQFDVSWDEFTFDQNGKEVLTHKTWEGSGKDKTAHYSTVIPLPPNSKNIKIVARECTGLAWEWWRTIINEQNVPLTNEIKVSIGGTTLYPTANISH from the coding sequence GTGATTTTTCTGAATATTAAGAAAAATACCAAAAGAAGTAAGTTCCTTGCATGTTTATTAGTTAGTTTATGCACTCTTAATTATTCATCTATTTCTTTCGCAGAAACACAAGCCGGTAATGCAACTGATATGACTAAAAATGCTAGTAGTATTGATACTGGTATAGGAAATCTTAAATACAATAATCAAGAGGTTTTAGCTGTAAATGGTGATAAAGTAGAGAGTTTTGTTCCGAAAGAAAGTATCAATTCAAATGGTAAATTTGTAGTAGTGGAACGCGAGAAAAAATCACTTACAACGTCACCAGTCGATATTTCGATTATTGATTCTGTAGTAAATCGTACGTATCCAGGAGCTGTACAACTTGCCAATAAAGCATTTGCAGACAATCAACCGAGTTTATTAGTGGCTAAGAGAAAGCCTTTGAATATTAGTATAGACTTACCTGGTATGAGAAAAGAAAATACAATCACTGTTCAAGATCCGACATATGGTAATGTGGCTGGAGCAGTAGACGACTTAGTATCTACTTGGAATGAAAAGTATTCTACAACACATACGTTACCTGCAAGAATGCAATATACAGAATCCATGGTTTATAGTAAATCACAAATCGCAAGTGCTCTTAATGTTAACGCTAAATATCTTGATAACAGTCTAAATATTGACTTTAATGCGGTAGCAAATGGAGAAAAGAAAGTGATGGTGGCCGCATATAAACAAATATTTTATACTGTAAGTGCTGAACTACCAAACAATCCATCTGATCTCTTTGATAATAGTGTTACTTTTGGTGAGTTAACTCGTAAAGGAGTAAGTAATGCGGCTCCACCTGTTATGGTTTCAAATGTAGCTTATGGTAGAACGGTGTATGTAAAATTAGAAACAACATCTAAGAGTAAAGATGTACAAGCTGCTTTTAAAGCCTTACTTAAAAATAACAGTGTCGAAACGAGTGGACAGTATAAAGATATTTTTGAAGAAAGTACCTTTACCGCTGTAGTATTAGGCGGAGATGCGAAAGAGCATAACAAGGTTGTTACAAAAGATTTCAATGAAATCCGAAATATCATTAAAGATAATGCTGAATTAAGTCTTAAAAATCCAGCATACCCAATTTCATATACAAGCACTTTCTTAAAAGATAATGCAACTGCTGCTGTTCATAACAATACAGATTATATCGAGACGACAACTACAGAATATTCAAGTGCTAAAATGACACTTGATCATTACGGTGCATATGTTGCTCAATTTGATGTATCTTGGGATGAATTCACATTTGATCAAAATGGGAAAGAAGTACTAACACATAAAACATGGGAAGGTAGTGGCAAAGACAAAACGGCTCATTACTCTACAGTTATCCCTCTTCCACCAAATTCAAAAAATATAAAAATCGTAGCAAGAGAATGTACAGGTCTTGCATGGGAATGGTGGAGAACAATTATTAATGAACAAAATGTTCCATTAACAAATGAAATAAAGGTTTCAATTGGAGGAACAACATTATACCCAACTGCTAATATTAGTCATTAG
- a CDS encoding short-chain fatty acid transporter: MFRSFTNGCVALVQRFLPEPFILSCLLTVFVIFFGMFATHQTPVQMITHWGDGIWGLLAFSMQMALVLVTGSALANAPLIKKGLTKAAKLPKTTGQGIIAISIVSLLGAYINWGFGIVVSVLYAKEVARQLEGLDYRLAIASSYSGFLIWHAGLSASIPLTLATGGETLIKTTAGSIKEAIPITETLFSPYALVPVIIFLVTMPLINKAMHPDEKHTITVDPSVFHEEAAAQEVEKNTFAEKMENSIIITLCVGLLGLIYIFNYFYTKGFNLTLDIVIFMLLIAGLIFHRTPIQYIRAFSDSTKSASGILLQFPFYAGIMGMMIGENSEGLSLGGAISNFFISISNETTFPLFTFLSAGIVNIFVPSGGGQWAVQAPIMIPAGAELGVPAAKTAMAIAWGDAWTNLIQPFWALPALAIAGLGARDIMGFCVVNLLYAGFIISLCFLFI; the protein is encoded by the coding sequence TTGTTTCGTTCTTTTACTAATGGTTGCGTCGCCTTAGTGCAACGTTTCTTGCCAGAACCGTTTATTTTATCATGTTTATTAACTGTTTTTGTTATCTTCTTCGGCATGTTTGCAACGCACCAAACACCTGTCCAAATGATCACTCATTGGGGTGATGGAATTTGGGGACTTCTCGCCTTTTCTATGCAAATGGCACTTGTACTCGTGACAGGATCGGCTTTAGCAAACGCACCTCTTATTAAAAAAGGATTAACGAAAGCAGCAAAACTACCGAAAACGACTGGACAAGGTATTATTGCCATTTCAATCGTAAGTTTACTAGGGGCATACATAAACTGGGGCTTTGGTATTGTTGTATCTGTTTTATATGCAAAAGAGGTAGCAAGACAGTTAGAAGGATTAGATTATAGACTAGCCATTGCCTCTTCCTACTCTGGATTTCTCATTTGGCATGCGGGGCTTTCTGCTTCTATTCCTCTTACGTTAGCAACAGGCGGCGAAACATTAATTAAAACGACAGCTGGAAGTATTAAAGAAGCGATTCCAATCACAGAAACGTTATTCTCACCATACGCTCTCGTTCCGGTTATTATCTTTTTAGTTACGATGCCTCTCATAAATAAGGCAATGCATCCAGATGAAAAGCATACGATTACAGTGGATCCTAGCGTGTTCCATGAGGAAGCTGCGGCTCAAGAAGTAGAAAAAAATACGTTCGCTGAAAAAATGGAAAATAGTATCATTATTACACTTTGCGTTGGATTGTTAGGTCTCATTTATATTTTCAATTACTTTTATACGAAAGGTTTTAACCTTACTCTCGATATCGTGATTTTTATGTTATTAATTGCTGGTCTTATTTTTCACCGCACTCCAATTCAATATATTCGTGCTTTTTCAGATTCTACGAAAAGTGCTTCTGGCATTTTACTTCAGTTCCCGTTTTATGCAGGAATTATGGGGATGATGATTGGAGAAAATAGTGAAGGACTTTCACTTGGAGGAGCTATTTCTAATTTCTTTATTAGCATTTCAAACGAAACGACTTTCCCGCTCTTTACTTTTTTAAGTGCTGGCATCGTTAATATTTTCGTTCCATCAGGAGGCGGTCAATGGGCAGTGCAAGCACCAATTATGATTCCTGCTGGCGCTGAACTTGGTGTACCTGCTGCAAAAACTGCAATGGCCATTGCGTGGGGCGATGCTTGGACGAATTTAATTCAACCTTTCTGGGCATTACCGGCATTAGCGATAGCCGGTTTAGGCGCTCGTGATATTATGGGATTTTGCGTTGTGAACTTACTATATGCAGGATTTATCATAAGTCTATGTTTCTTATTTATTTAA
- a CDS encoding group-specific protein — translation MNEMEHIINCCGYDDELFRTYITCLLQLKKCSETFQQIQIELRNDYLIRGICEREVDEVVRGSKEYETYFLPKALQWNFLREHPHLTGKICEDFFAFESLHLTEIEWGTIINCMGNK, via the coding sequence ATGAATGAAATGGAACATATTATAAACTGTTGTGGGTATGATGACGAACTTTTTCGTACATATATTACGTGTTTACTTCAATTGAAAAAATGTAGTGAAACGTTTCAACAAATTCAAATAGAGTTAAGAAATGATTATTTAATAAGAGGAATTTGTGAAAGAGAAGTTGATGAAGTAGTACGGGGAAGTAAAGAATATGAAACATATTTTCTTCCTAAAGCGTTACAGTGGAATTTTTTGAGGGAACATCCACACCTGACCGGAAAAATTTGCGAAGATTTTTTTGCATTTGAGTCATTACATCTTACGGAGATAGAGTGGGGAACGATTATAAATTGCATGGGAAATAAATGA